The following nucleotide sequence is from Mesobacillus jeotgali.
AACGGCTCCACTGAATATGTTTCGATTAATGAAAGCTATGGACGCTATCTTTCGGAGGACTTGAAAGCAACCAGCGATGTGCCGCATTTTGACAGAGCGCCATACGATGGTTATGCAATCCGTTCTGTCGATACACAGGAAGCCTCTCAAAATCACGCTGTTGAATTTGAGGTGGTGGACCATATCGGTGCAGGTATGCTTACGGATAAAGAACTTGGACCGTTCCAGGCGGTAAGGATCATGACAGGCGCTCAGATGCCTGTGGGAGCTGACGCTGTTGTTATGCTTGAATTGGCTAAAGAACACGAACGTGATGGAAAAAAATACATGGAAACAAAGCGCAAACACAATGAAGGAGACAATGTTTCCTACCGCGGGGAGGATGCAAAGGAAGGCGAGGTCCTCGTAAAAAAAGGTACCTTCATCAATCCTGGGATCCAGGCGATGCTAGCAACTTTCGGTTATGCAAAAGTACCAGTTGCAAAGAAACCAGTGATCGGCCTGTATGCAACAGGGACTGAATTGCTCGATGTCGATGAACCGCTTGAGCCGGGGAAAATTCGCAACAGTAACTCTTATATGATATCCGCGCAAATTCTTCGTGCAGGTGCAGAACTAAAATACTTCGGCCAGCTGCCTGATGATTTTGATACATGCTTCGATGCAGTGAGTAAAGCGATTGAACAAGTGGATTTATTCATTACGACCGGCGGGGTTTCCGTCGGGGATTACGACTATCTGCCGGAAATTTATGCAAAGCTTGGGGCAGAGGTGTTGTTCAATAAGGTAGCGATGAGGCCAGGCAGCGTCACTACTGTAGCCCAGCTTGACGGGAAGTTATTGTTTGGCCTCTCAGGAAACCCTTCAGCTTGCTATGTAGGCTTTGAATTGTTCGCCCGTCCAATCATCAGGACGATGCTGTTCACTGATCAGCCTCATTTGAGAAAGGAGAAAGCGATTCTTGATGCCAATTTCCCTAAAGCAAATCCATTTACTAGATTTGTAAGGAGTGCCCTGACAATCGAGAATGGAAAACTGGTAGTGACACCAAGCGGCCTGGATAAATCAAACATCATCATGAGCCTTGCCGGGGCTAACTCCCTCATGATTCTGCCTGGCGGCACGAGAGGCTTTGAACAGGGAACCGAGGTAGAGGTGCTGATGCTTGAAGACCATGTGGGCAGCGAATGGCCTTGGTAAAACCGGTGTTGTTCCAGATTGCAGGGTACCAAAACAGCGGCAAAACCACGCTTAGCCTGACGTTGATTAAACAGCTGACTGCAGCTGGCCTTAAGGTAGCGACCGTGAAACATCATGGGCATGGCGGCAAGCCGGAAGTTGTTGAGGCAAAGGATTCAGATAAGCATATTAAGGCTGGGGCAGCTGTCTCACTTGTAGAAGGAGGAGGCAGGATGGTCATCCAGGCTGAAAAAGGTTCATGGTCCCTTGCTGAAGAAATAGAGATGCTTTCCTTCTTCAAGCCAGATGTAATATTGATTGAAGGCTATAAGAAAGAGCCCTTTCCCAAGGCGGTCATCCTGCGTGATGAAAAAGATTTGGAGCTGTTGGAAAAGCTTCAGAATATCCAGGTCATCTTATGCAGAGATCCTGGACTGCAAGACTTATTAAAGGATATAGCTCTCCCTGTTCTTAATATGGATGAGGGAGTTAGCTGGATTTTAGGGGAAATCACCAAAATATAGGTGATTTCCTCTAGGTCGTTCAAGGTTCAGCAAGAAAAGTTCTTATTTTAGACATATACGGCGACATTTGTCACTGTCACTTTATACCTACCCGGTTAGAATGTTAATGGGGTTCAGGTTGTGACATATGTGTGAGGTGAGAGCGATGGAAATGCTGCAAATCTTTTTGTGGATTGTGTATCCATATTC
It contains:
- the glp gene encoding gephyrin-like molybdotransferase Glp, with product MLEKRNPIPIGEAVKRVMELKKNGSTEYVSINESYGRYLSEDLKATSDVPHFDRAPYDGYAIRSVDTQEASQNHAVEFEVVDHIGAGMLTDKELGPFQAVRIMTGAQMPVGADAVVMLELAKEHERDGKKYMETKRKHNEGDNVSYRGEDAKEGEVLVKKGTFINPGIQAMLATFGYAKVPVAKKPVIGLYATGTELLDVDEPLEPGKIRNSNSYMISAQILRAGAELKYFGQLPDDFDTCFDAVSKAIEQVDLFITTGGVSVGDYDYLPEIYAKLGAEVLFNKVAMRPGSVTTVAQLDGKLLFGLSGNPSACYVGFELFARPIIRTMLFTDQPHLRKEKAILDANFPKANPFTRFVRSALTIENGKLVVTPSGLDKSNIIMSLAGANSLMILPGGTRGFEQGTEVEVLMLEDHVGSEWPW
- the mobB gene encoding molybdopterin-guanine dinucleotide biosynthesis protein B; amino-acid sequence: MALVKPVLFQIAGYQNSGKTTLSLTLIKQLTAAGLKVATVKHHGHGGKPEVVEAKDSDKHIKAGAAVSLVEGGGRMVIQAEKGSWSLAEEIEMLSFFKPDVILIEGYKKEPFPKAVILRDEKDLELLEKLQNIQVILCRDPGLQDLLKDIALPVLNMDEGVSWILGEITKI